From Chryseobacterium salivictor, a single genomic window includes:
- the pyrF gene encoding orotidine-5'-phosphate decarboxylase has product METKKDFFLECYQLGIIKFGRFTLKSGIESPFYVDLRPLASDPKILKKLANYMLDMLPLDNFDLICGVPYAALPMATAMSLESYLPLIIKRKEAKQYGTKKILEGIYTQGQNCLLVEDVITSGASLLETIPEIENEGITVSDIVVVLDRQQGGKEILESRGFRVHTLFTISEVCTILKEEGHLSDDEVERINDFLAGNVVKFKEEKRISYEQKLDLCDHSVAQKLLEIAIEKKSNLIVSADVTTTQELLALAEKVGPHIVALKTHIDILIDFNSDQTILPLKDLAAKYNFLLMEDRKFADIGNTQELQFAYGMYKISNWADLVTAQVIAGYDSLDCFRNVGVVAILGMSSKGTLTDSSYREEATKIALSHPNVFGGVAQNKIPNELLLFTPGINMADSGDGKGQQYNTPEHAFTQLETDFIIVGRGVYKSDDPEKSALTYKIAGWNAYEQSL; this is encoded by the coding sequence ATGGAAACTAAGAAAGATTTTTTTCTCGAGTGTTATCAGCTCGGCATCATCAAGTTTGGAAGATTTACACTGAAATCAGGCATTGAAAGTCCGTTTTATGTGGATTTGCGTCCGTTGGCATCGGATCCAAAAATCCTGAAAAAGCTTGCTAACTATATGTTGGACATGCTTCCTCTGGATAATTTCGACTTGATCTGCGGGGTTCCGTACGCGGCACTTCCGATGGCGACGGCAATGTCTCTGGAAAGCTATCTGCCTTTAATTATCAAACGCAAAGAAGCCAAACAGTACGGCACCAAAAAAATACTGGAGGGCATTTACACGCAGGGTCAAAACTGCCTCCTGGTGGAAGATGTGATTACTTCTGGCGCTTCTTTATTAGAAACTATTCCGGAAATTGAAAATGAAGGAATTACCGTTTCAGATATCGTGGTGGTTTTGGACCGGCAACAGGGTGGAAAGGAAATTCTGGAAAGCAGAGGATTCCGTGTTCATACGCTTTTTACGATTTCAGAAGTGTGTACTATCCTGAAAGAAGAAGGCCATCTATCCGATGATGAAGTTGAAAGAATCAACGATTTTCTTGCCGGAAACGTTGTAAAATTCAAAGAGGAAAAAAGAATTTCTTACGAACAGAAACTGGATCTTTGTGACCACTCTGTCGCCCAGAAACTGCTGGAAATTGCGATTGAAAAGAAATCAAACCTTATTGTTTCCGCGGATGTTACTACTACACAGGAACTCCTGGCACTGGCTGAAAAAGTGGGACCACACATTGTTGCTTTGAAAACGCATATCGATATCTTAATCGATTTCAATTCAGACCAAACCATTTTACCATTAAAAGATTTAGCGGCCAAATACAACTTCCTTTTGATGGAAGACCGCAAATTTGCGGACATTGGAAACACCCAGGAACTACAGTTTGCGTACGGAATGTATAAAATATCGAACTGGGCAGACTTGGTAACGGCGCAGGTCATTGCAGGCTACGATTCCCTCGACTGTTTCAGAAATGTAGGAGTGGTTGCAATTTTGGGAATGTCCTCCAAAGGGACTTTAACAGATTCCAGTTACCGGGAAGAAGCAACAAAAATTGCATTATCTCATCCCAATGTTTTTGGAGGCGTGGCTCAAAATAAAATTCCAAACGAATTGCTTTTGTTTACGCCAGGAATTAATATGGCGGACTCCGGCGATGGAAAAGGTCAGCAGTACAATACTCCTGAACATGCCTTTACCCAACTGGAAACCGATTTCATTATTGTAGGAAGAGGCGTTTACAAATCTGATGACCCTGAAAAATCAGCCTTGACTTATAAAATCGCGGGCTGGAATGCGTATGAGCAAAGTCTTTAG
- a CDS encoding MFS transporter — translation MENKLPNSLLYLLSISAGLVVANLYYNQPLLHDIASSFKVSDSEASNVALSTQIGYALGLLFIIPLGDKVSNLKIIRLNFLILVLSLLAAALSQSLFLLIFSSFLIGFTSTLPQLFVPMVAHLSNDEGRGRAIGIVMSGLLIGILGSRVLSGLVGEYFGWRTVFYGAATLMTLLFFLLNAKLPVIQPKFGESYLKLMKSLWFYLKTEPTLRLATLRGALAFGSLSAFWTTFVFLMEDSFGYGSAVAGGFGLFGIAGALGATVVGKLNSRVKKSNLIIAGAILIIVSWLIFLISSHSIIGLIIGVVLIDLGVQSVHITNQNIVFSKNTEARNRVNTIYMVGFFIGGAAGTSFGSLAWTYFGWTGVSAVGLVFSGIILGVQLLTNKRII, via the coding sequence ATGGAAAATAAATTACCCAATTCCCTTCTTTATCTTTTGAGTATTTCGGCCGGTTTGGTCGTCGCTAATTTATATTATAATCAGCCTTTGCTGCATGATATTGCTTCAAGTTTTAAAGTAAGTGATTCAGAGGCCAGTAATGTGGCGCTCTCTACCCAAATCGGTTACGCGCTTGGGTTGCTGTTTATTATTCCGCTGGGCGACAAAGTCAGTAATCTGAAAATCATCAGACTCAATTTTTTGATTTTGGTGCTTTCTTTATTGGCAGCAGCGCTTTCACAATCCCTATTTTTATTAATATTCAGCAGTTTTTTAATAGGCTTTACCTCCACGCTTCCGCAACTTTTTGTTCCGATGGTTGCTCATTTAAGCAATGATGAAGGTCGCGGAAGAGCAATAGGAATCGTGATGAGTGGATTGCTCATCGGGATTTTGGGAAGTCGTGTCCTGAGCGGTTTGGTTGGTGAATATTTCGGTTGGCGAACGGTATTTTACGGCGCCGCAACGTTGATGACTTTGCTGTTCTTTTTGTTAAATGCCAAACTCCCGGTCATTCAGCCGAAATTTGGCGAGAGTTATTTGAAATTGATGAAATCGCTTTGGTTTTATTTAAAAACCGAACCTACTTTGCGGTTGGCAACTTTGCGCGGCGCCTTGGCATTCGGTAGTTTAAGTGCTTTCTGGACGACCTTTGTATTCCTGATGGAAGATTCTTTCGGTTACGGAAGCGCTGTCGCAGGAGGATTTGGTTTGTTCGGGATTGCAGGTGCGCTGGGAGCAACCGTGGTCGGGAAACTAAACAGCCGCGTTAAAAAAAGCAATCTTATTATCGCAGGAGCCATTTTAATAATTGTTTCCTGGTTGATATTTTTAATTTCCTCACATTCAATTATCGGATTAATAATTGGTGTTGTTTTAATTGATTTGGGAGTACAGAGCGTTCATATTACCAATCAGAATATTGTTTTTTCAAAAAATACAGAGGCCAGAAACCGCGTCAATACAATTTACATGGTCGGCTTTTTCATCGGAGGTGCTGCCGGAACGAGTTTCGGGTCTCTCGCCTGGACTTATTTTGGCTGGACAGGCGTTTCCGCAGTAGGACTGGTTTTCTCCGGAATTATTTTAGGCGTTCAATTGTTGACCAATAAAAGAATAATTTAA
- a CDS encoding T9SS type A sorting domain-containing protein produces the protein MKKIFTILGVSAAMFASAQTNLFAGSDFNDWTVFESSLGFALKSGEQSVNGGIGGTSALKITDNATAQNIYVMTANKNMNTSGVKYITVKFKGVSGGISFNAGDKFFNVPSGTSADITLQSSGANSYTGSINAADWITVTLDVSDVSWSTNSFSIKLQKSSTNALFVDDIKGSATLAVGDIKATKANLVKNTVVNNEIIFGEASKVSVVNMNGQVVKTANATENSRLNISELPKGMYIVSGTVNGKAVSQKIIKK, from the coding sequence ATGAAAAAAATCTTTACAATTTTAGGTGTTTCCGCAGCAATGTTTGCATCAGCACAAACTAATTTATTCGCAGGATCCGATTTTAATGATTGGACAGTTTTCGAATCAAGTTTAGGATTTGCTCTGAAATCAGGTGAACAAAGTGTAAATGGTGGTATCGGCGGAACCAGTGCTTTGAAAATTACTGACAATGCTACAGCGCAGAATATTTATGTAATGACTGCTAACAAAAACATGAATACAAGCGGGGTTAAATACATCACAGTAAAATTCAAAGGAGTGTCCGGAGGGATTTCTTTTAACGCTGGTGATAAATTCTTCAACGTACCTTCAGGCACTTCTGCAGACATAACCCTTCAATCTTCTGGAGCTAATTCCTATACAGGAAGTATTAACGCAGCAGATTGGATTACAGTTACATTAGATGTTTCAGATGTATCATGGAGTACAAATTCATTTTCTATCAAACTGCAAAAAAGCTCAACTAACGCATTATTTGTAGATGATATCAAAGGTTCAGCAACTTTAGCAGTTGGTGATATTAAGGCAACTAAAGCTAACCTGGTTAAAAACACTGTTGTTAACAATGAAATTATCTTTGGAGAAGCTTCTAAAGTATCCGTAGTTAATATGAATGGTCAAGTAGTGAAAACTGCTAATGCAACTGAAAACTCTAGACTTAACATTTCTGAATTGCCAAAAGGAATGTATATTGTTTCTGGTACTGTTAATGGTAAAGCAGTTTCTCAGAAAATTATCAAGAAGTAA
- a CDS encoding aminopeptidase, translating into MKRYSSALVFLLVYVGISAQQDTISIAAKITENSNLISVNQEIIYYNNTILPLKKIKLLNWISAYKNRNTPLLSRTIQDRKNEMYFAKPQELGDTTELQIKIGSSDWAYISGDDENIFFPLSQELKPGERVKIALKYNLHVPDEKFTGYGIGDEKFSLKYFFIVPDYFEDENQKPKYYLNIEENQSPGNYWNIKFELPESYFAKSNLVQLQPNSFEGKLNKDPEFIISKEKTDQIITQVDGEKIEIGFGYFLTKTEKQNLEFYLPLQLHFIKNKTGKLPSKIFISEKFKKDEDFTGIDDLKFWKFHYKLFKDTEQTDLNYFSILSKAIIQRTVVFDKSLDHWLMNGLKTYLEIQYIDRYYKNRKLLGDLPNELKFFGMQPLKLMRISKLELSERYGLAYQYIVAQNLDQKISEPFDKLSNFNAATISHFETGSLFSFIAEKMGQENFDDFLKNYLTQYSGKPVDQKVFLDELSLASGYSSDFLERFIQQKNRVNFNLKRFTKTGDNFQVKVAKNTRQTIPFKIETEEKSGKKETYWFDTEDSKETVTYNIPQSNAEKIIINDGYIFPEKNFRDNYLYTEGFFSNRKRIKLKVFKDIPNPEYNEIYVNPRLSFNVYDKILFGLNFKNASLFERKFQYSLTPFFSSGTGQLAGSGSVAYSFQPADSFYRSLDFGISASHFHYDYDLTYQKIAGFIGINFAKDPRSDVRRNIGFTYNYLEKDLNPNNTNQTEYGKYNLWNLGYGYSDRSLIHEKSYNANFQWMEDFQKISSEFSYRWEFAKDKKISMRFFGGYFISNHTKNNLFDYGISRVSNYAFSYGLLGQSATSGLFAQQLIIAEGGFKSYLGTTANKWITSVNVDSHVWRWFNVYADAGVYKNKNHGAEFIWDSGVKVKVIPDFLEVYFPVQSSLGFEPGFKDYGQRIRFTLVLNFNAITSYFRRGWF; encoded by the coding sequence ATGAAAAGATATTCCTCTGCCCTCGTGTTCCTGTTAGTTTATGTTGGAATTTCTGCACAGCAGGATACCATCAGCATTGCTGCAAAAATAACTGAAAACAGTAATCTGATTTCAGTTAATCAGGAAATAATTTACTATAATAACACGATATTACCTTTAAAAAAAATAAAACTGCTCAACTGGATTTCGGCTTATAAAAACAGAAATACGCCCCTTCTTTCCCGCACCATTCAGGACCGGAAAAACGAAATGTATTTTGCAAAACCGCAAGAGTTGGGCGACACAACAGAATTACAGATCAAAATCGGTTCCTCGGACTGGGCTTATATTTCCGGTGACGATGAAAATATTTTTTTCCCACTTTCTCAGGAATTAAAACCGGGTGAACGGGTGAAAATAGCATTAAAATATAATCTTCATGTTCCTGATGAAAAATTTACAGGCTACGGAATCGGGGATGAAAAATTCTCTTTAAAATATTTTTTCATTGTTCCTGATTATTTCGAAGATGAAAATCAAAAACCCAAATATTATCTGAATATTGAGGAAAACCAAAGTCCCGGGAACTATTGGAACATTAAGTTCGAACTTCCAGAAAGTTATTTTGCCAAAAGTAATTTGGTACAGCTTCAGCCCAATTCTTTTGAAGGTAAACTCAATAAAGATCCTGAATTTATAATTTCAAAAGAAAAGACTGACCAGATAATTACCCAAGTGGATGGTGAAAAAATAGAAATCGGTTTCGGCTATTTTTTAACAAAAACCGAAAAGCAGAATCTGGAGTTTTATCTTCCGCTGCAACTTCATTTCATTAAAAACAAAACTGGAAAGCTTCCGTCCAAAATTTTCATCAGCGAAAAGTTTAAAAAAGACGAAGATTTTACCGGAATCGACGACCTGAAATTTTGGAAATTCCATTATAAACTCTTTAAGGATACTGAACAGACCGACCTTAATTATTTCAGTATTTTATCAAAAGCAATTATTCAACGAACCGTCGTTTTCGATAAAAGCCTTGACCATTGGCTGATGAACGGGCTTAAGACTTACCTGGAAATCCAATATATCGACCGTTATTATAAAAACAGAAAACTCTTGGGAGATCTGCCGAATGAGCTGAAATTTTTCGGCATGCAGCCCTTAAAACTGATGCGCATTTCGAAACTGGAACTCAGTGAAAGATATGGACTCGCCTACCAGTATATCGTTGCGCAGAATCTGGATCAAAAAATCAGTGAGCCTTTTGACAAATTAAGTAATTTCAATGCCGCTACAATCAGTCATTTTGAAACGGGAAGTCTTTTTTCTTTTATTGCAGAAAAAATGGGTCAGGAGAATTTCGATGATTTTCTGAAGAATTATTTAACTCAATATTCGGGGAAACCGGTAGATCAAAAAGTGTTTTTAGATGAGCTTTCTTTGGCATCCGGCTATTCGTCTGATTTTTTAGAGCGCTTTATTCAACAGAAAAACCGCGTGAATTTTAATTTGAAACGTTTTACGAAAACCGGTGATAACTTTCAGGTTAAAGTAGCAAAAAACACCAGACAGACGATTCCTTTTAAAATAGAAACAGAAGAAAAATCGGGTAAAAAAGAAACTTATTGGTTTGACACTGAGGATTCGAAGGAAACGGTGACTTATAATATCCCACAATCGAATGCGGAGAAAATCATTATTAATGACGGTTATATTTTCCCTGAGAAAAACTTCCGCGATAATTATTTATATACTGAAGGTTTTTTCTCCAACAGAAAAAGGATTAAACTGAAAGTTTTCAAAGACATTCCCAATCCTGAATACAACGAGATTTATGTGAATCCCCGATTAAGTTTCAATGTTTATGATAAGATTTTATTTGGGTTGAATTTTAAGAACGCTTCTTTATTTGAAAGAAAATTTCAATATTCCTTGACTCCTTTTTTCAGCTCCGGTACCGGACAGTTAGCTGGTTCCGGCAGCGTTGCATACTCTTTTCAACCGGCGGACAGCTTTTACAGGAGTTTAGATTTTGGTATTTCTGCCTCGCATTTTCATTATGATTACGATTTAACGTACCAGAAAATTGCGGGATTTATAGGCATTAATTTTGCCAAAGATCCCCGCTCTGATGTTCGGAGAAATATTGGTTTTACGTATAATTATTTAGAGAAAGATCTGAACCCGAATAATACAAACCAAACCGAATACGGAAAATACAACTTGTGGAATTTAGGATATGGTTATTCTGACCGCTCCTTAATTCACGAGAAATCTTACAACGCCAATTTTCAGTGGATGGAAGATTTCCAGAAAATTTCCAGCGAATTTTCTTACCGGTGGGAATTTGCAAAGGATAAAAAAATCAGTATGCGCTTTTTTGGAGGATATTTTATTTCTAACCACACCAAAAACAACCTCTTTGACTACGGTATTTCCAGGGTGTCGAATTATGCCTTTTCGTACGGTTTGTTGGGACAGAGTGCCACTTCCGGTTTATTTGCGCAACAGCTGATTATTGCGGAAGGAGGCTTTAAATCCTATCTGGGAACTACGGCAAACAAGTGGATCACATCTGTGAATGTGGATTCTCATGTATGGCGTTGGTTCAATGTTTATGCGGATGCAGGAGTTTATAAAAACAAAAATCATGGTGCTGAATTCATTTGGGATTCGGGCGTGAAAGTAAAAGTAATTCCTGATTTTCTGGAAGTGTATTTCCCGGTACAAAGTTCTTTAGGGTTCGAACCAGGCTTTAAAGATTATGGACAAAGAATCAGATTCACTTTGGTTTTAAACTTCAATGCGATCACCAGTTATTTTAGAAGGGGTTGGTTTTAA
- a CDS encoding DUF4846 domain-containing protein — MYPLKRFGLLLLLISFQNISSQVIETTVPLVIDESRSSIRTRFAPPKGFYWAKEQPGSFSEFLNNFPLHPPNFPVRDFTGALIGHQQHHIALLKINVGEKNLQQCADAWIRLYAEYLWINQRFDDIGFELTSKQFFSWNDFKNGARTLETGNKVRFVNTGKADDSYENFQKYLEVIFRYAGTISLDRESVPVTNNAAIRTGDFLIKPGSPGHSVIIVGVARNASGKKLYLLAESFMPAQDIHILVNHRNPQLSPWYELDVDAPETVTAKYIFKPTSIKRFHALR; from the coding sequence ATGTACCCATTGAAACGGTTTGGATTATTATTGCTCTTAATTTCATTTCAAAATATTTCTTCCCAAGTAATTGAGACGACGGTACCACTGGTCATCGACGAAAGCAGGTCTTCAATCCGTACCCGTTTTGCACCGCCAAAAGGTTTTTACTGGGCGAAAGAGCAGCCCGGAAGTTTCAGCGAATTCCTGAATAATTTCCCGCTTCATCCCCCGAATTTCCCTGTCAGGGACTTTACAGGAGCTTTAATTGGGCACCAGCAACACCATATTGCACTTTTGAAAATTAATGTTGGAGAGAAAAATCTGCAGCAATGTGCAGATGCCTGGATTCGGCTGTATGCGGAATATTTATGGATCAATCAACGTTTTGATGATATCGGATTTGAACTGACTAGCAAGCAGTTTTTTTCGTGGAATGACTTTAAAAACGGTGCAAGAACCCTAGAAACAGGAAATAAAGTTCGTTTTGTAAACACCGGAAAAGCAGATGATTCTTATGAAAACTTTCAGAAATATTTAGAAGTTATTTTCAGATATGCAGGGACGATTTCTCTGGACCGCGAATCGGTGCCTGTTACCAATAATGCGGCCATTAGAACAGGTGATTTTTTGATCAAACCCGGAAGCCCCGGTCATTCGGTGATTATTGTAGGCGTTGCCAGAAATGCATCGGGCAAAAAACTGTATTTACTGGCCGAGAGTTTTATGCCGGCGCAGGATATTCATATCCTGGTGAATCACAGAAATCCACAACTTTCCCCGTGGTATGAACTGGATGTTGATGCGCCCGAAACCGTTACGGCCAAATATATTTTTAAACCGACTTCAATTAAAAGGTTTCACGCTTTACGGTAA
- a CDS encoding GreA/GreB family elongation factor — protein MSRGFVKEDDQEEVPLVPPRADLPLGTENFVTQTGMDSLLEEREKLLQEQENLDSAQEKEYRISFNHINAKLQLLNERMASAKIIDVKKLPQDEVHFGAKVTFKNVENKSTQLFQLVGVDEASISKGKIAFTTPLAKVLMHKKVGEQAILDLESRKSTFEILKIEY, from the coding sequence ATGAGCAGAGGATTTGTAAAAGAAGATGACCAGGAAGAAGTTCCTTTGGTTCCGCCAAGAGCAGATTTACCGCTGGGAACTGAAAACTTCGTAACCCAAACGGGAATGGATTCTTTACTGGAAGAACGTGAAAAATTACTGCAGGAACAGGAAAACCTGGATTCTGCCCAGGAGAAAGAATACCGCATTTCTTTCAATCATATCAATGCAAAACTGCAGTTATTAAATGAAAGAATGGCCTCCGCAAAAATCATCGATGTCAAAAAACTACCGCAAGATGAAGTACATTTTGGCGCAAAAGTAACCTTTAAAAATGTAGAAAATAAATCGACTCAACTATTTCAGCTTGTTGGAGTGGATGAAGCTAGTATTTCAAAAGGCAAAATAGCATTTACAACTCCTTTAGCAAAAGTTTTAATGCATAAAAAGGTGGGAGAACAGGCCATCTTAGATTTAGAATCCAGGAAAAGCACTTTTGAAATTCTGAAGATTGAGTATTAA
- a CDS encoding DsbA family oxidoreductase, with translation MKVDIWSDIRCPFCYVGKKNFEKALEQFPDKEKIEVTWHSFQLDPHLKTQPDISSLEYFSEAKGVSAAQAKEMYEHVYKAGKAAGIDFNFDHQKVANSYRAHLLLQLAATKNLANEAEEALFKAQLVDGKNIDDEATLIEIGKSVSLEENEIREALLSDDFGMEVTRDMMLAQQMGISGVPFFVINDKYGVSGAQPPTAFTEVLENSWKEFSAGDKGLQIIYGGESCDIDGNCD, from the coding sequence ATGAAAGTAGATATTTGGAGCGACATTCGTTGTCCGTTCTGCTATGTGGGAAAAAAGAATTTCGAAAAAGCCCTGGAACAGTTTCCTGATAAGGAAAAAATAGAAGTCACGTGGCACAGTTTTCAACTTGATCCACACTTAAAAACACAGCCGGACATCAGTTCTTTGGAATATTTCTCAGAAGCAAAAGGAGTTTCTGCAGCACAGGCGAAAGAAATGTATGAGCACGTTTACAAAGCCGGGAAAGCAGCAGGAATTGACTTTAATTTTGATCATCAAAAAGTTGCAAATTCTTACCGGGCGCATCTTTTGTTGCAACTGGCAGCGACAAAAAATTTGGCAAATGAAGCCGAAGAAGCTTTATTTAAAGCCCAATTGGTAGATGGCAAAAACATTGATGATGAAGCAACCTTAATTGAAATCGGGAAGTCTGTTTCTTTAGAGGAAAACGAAATCAGAGAAGCGCTGCTGTCTGATGATTTCGGCATGGAAGTAACCCGAGATATGATGTTGGCTCAGCAAATGGGAATCAGTGGTGTTCCGTTTTTTGTGATTAATGATAAGTATGGGGTTTCCGGTGCACAGCCTCCCACAGCTTTTACAGAGGTTTTAGAAAATTCCTGGAAAGAATTTTCTGCAGGTGATAAAGGTTTGCAAATCATTTATGGTGGCGAAAGTTGTGATATTGATGGAAATTGCGACTAA
- a CDS encoding AEC family transporter, whose product MSNLILLFLCLFLGFFLRKTKLFPQNGHLALNAFVINISLSALSLYFIPKIILNFQVVFPVMVPWLNIVLAFLFFSFLGKKMKWPKTLIGALILCAGFGNTSFVGIPVIQSLYGESGLKTVMLVDQPGSFVALSTLGIIFANFYSGGKSSFSDILKKILKFPPFIAFSAAVFLNLLNIEVPLVIDDVFAKLGATTVPLALVSVGSQLKWQKLDRDAKPLFWGLLFKLILFPAVIFVLYFFIFNQRGQIIEIAFLESAMAPMITAAVIASTHRLEPKLCNLMVGIGIPLSLLTLAFWYIVLKISGLLVI is encoded by the coding sequence TTGTCTAATCTGATTTTACTGTTCCTTTGTTTATTCTTGGGGTTTTTCCTACGAAAAACAAAACTGTTCCCACAAAACGGACATCTGGCGCTGAACGCTTTCGTCATAAATATTTCTCTTTCAGCGTTATCTCTTTATTTTATTCCGAAGATTATCCTGAATTTTCAGGTGGTATTTCCGGTGATGGTTCCGTGGCTGAATATTGTATTGGCTTTCCTCTTTTTCAGTTTCCTGGGCAAAAAAATGAAATGGCCGAAAACACTTATCGGTGCATTAATCCTGTGTGCCGGCTTTGGAAATACGTCTTTTGTAGGAATCCCCGTAATTCAGTCGCTGTACGGTGAAAGTGGTTTGAAAACCGTGATGCTCGTGGACCAACCGGGTTCTTTCGTGGCACTTTCAACACTGGGAATTATTTTTGCTAATTTTTATTCAGGCGGAAAAAGTTCTTTCTCAGATATTCTGAAAAAGATTTTAAAATTCCCGCCGTTTATTGCATTCTCGGCGGCTGTTTTTTTAAACTTATTGAATATTGAAGTTCCGTTGGTCATTGACGATGTCTTTGCAAAACTCGGTGCCACCACCGTACCGCTGGCTTTGGTTTCGGTCGGAAGCCAACTCAAATGGCAGAAGTTAGACCGCGATGCAAAACCGTTGTTTTGGGGACTTTTGTTTAAACTGATCTTATTTCCGGCCGTAATTTTCGTCCTGTATTTTTTCATATTTAACCAAAGAGGACAAATCATTGAAATTGCTTTTTTAGAATCAGCGATGGCACCCATGATTACTGCCGCCGTTATCGCATCAACCCACAGGTTAGAACCCAAACTCTGTAATTTAATGGTTGGCATCGGCATTCCGTTATCACTGCTCACGCTCGCCTTTTGGTATATTGTCTTAAAAATCTCCGGTTTATTGGTGATCTGA
- a CDS encoding DUF302 domain-containing protein has protein sequence MNYYFSKSLVNITFDEAIQKVTESLKEEGFGILTEIDIKATLKNKLDVDFYNYKILGACNPPYAYKALLEEDKIGAMLPCNVIVQERETGHIEVSAVNPNASMQAVENKDLQSISNEISAKLQKVIKAL, from the coding sequence ATGAATTACTATTTCTCAAAATCACTCGTCAATATAACCTTTGATGAAGCTATTCAAAAAGTAACAGAATCATTAAAGGAGGAAGGCTTTGGCATATTGACAGAAATAGACATTAAAGCTACCCTAAAGAATAAACTGGATGTAGATTTTTATAATTACAAAATCCTCGGGGCATGCAATCCGCCTTATGCCTACAAAGCTTTATTGGAAGAAGATAAAATAGGTGCAATGTTGCCTTGCAATGTAATTGTGCAGGAAAGAGAAACCGGACACATAGAGGTTTCTGCAGTTAATCCTAATGCATCTATGCAAGCGGTAGAAAACAAAGATTTGCAATCTATTTCCAATGAGATAAGTGCCAAGCTACAAAAAGTAATTAAAGCTTTATAG
- a CDS encoding T9SS type A sorting domain-containing protein: protein MKKFYSVFAAVIFAATINAQGAETFETQKVLTATYSNGTFAGETAGVTVNYFDSRNEGLGTTDDYSISGKGIILRGADQPSSVEFVIPNGVGFFSFNYRKAFIAGAYDRVVAVFVDGVQKSSVAPFGPAGADSTLGTLSTIVNKSGPVTVKISFPAGTSAGEKQITIDNVSWTAAPILAVGDINTTKVNLVKNTVVGETVMFTAKANVQILNMTGQVVKTASVNESTSLNVASLPHGMYIITAIVNGKAVSQKIMKN, encoded by the coding sequence ATGAAAAAATTCTATTCTGTTTTTGCAGCTGTAATATTTGCAGCTACTATAAATGCACAAGGTGCAGAAACTTTTGAAACCCAAAAAGTATTGACGGCAACATATTCAAACGGAACTTTTGCCGGAGAAACCGCAGGTGTAACTGTTAATTATTTTGATTCAAGAAATGAAGGTTTGGGAACCACGGATGATTATTCAATTTCTGGAAAAGGTATTATATTAAGAGGAGCTGATCAACCCAGTTCTGTAGAATTCGTTATTCCAAATGGAGTAGGTTTTTTTTCTTTTAATTATAGGAAAGCATTTATAGCTGGTGCATATGATCGAGTTGTAGCGGTATTTGTAGATGGGGTACAAAAATCATCTGTTGCGCCATTCGGTCCTGCAGGTGCAGATTCGACCCTTGGTACATTGAGTACTATCGTTAATAAATCAGGTCCAGTTACTGTGAAAATCAGTTTTCCTGCAGGTACATCAGCTGGCGAAAAACAGATAACTATTGATAACGTTTCGTGGACTGCTGCTCCGATACTGGCTGTTGGGGACATTAACACAACTAAAGTGAATCTGGTTAAAAATACAGTGGTTGGTGAAACAGTCATGTTCACTGCAAAAGCAAATGTGCAAATCTTAAACATGACCGGTCAGGTTGTGAAAACCGCATCTGTTAATGAAAGCACTTCTTTAAACGTAGCTTCTTTACCACATGGAATGTATATCATAACTGCAATTGTAAACGGGAAAGCAGTTTCTCAAAAAATTATGAAAAATTAA